One stretch of Rissa tridactyla isolate bRisTri1 chromosome 21, bRisTri1.patW.cur.20221130, whole genome shotgun sequence DNA includes these proteins:
- the LOC128900252 gene encoding uncharacterized protein LOC128900252, with the protein MLGKALPRANKRPGCANPARRVSPGRYLGSIWPLFTCPLESALQTSSSHSPDKAKEPRSALRGGPWHPGLAADTGMGVLGRWRSPGDALVPAQGSAAGNREDPNRVSGDLSTPDRSPNPVNTSAALSIPGAANRCPGSGQGGWVPFQECSGRSWHPHRCLSFPFGRVHLPRTSLPDPRRWLLRHAGTCHHAGRGPRRVRARPLRCLTQAGPCLPVPLPAPSKADGIAQPLRANSSHPLLCPGRAGTKKSPTHSCPTPHLALRSYIHPRGQGDQQVPGRKRSPMVEPLGPTSSFLGAAKETKDPQLLPAPSFAKGSFQHSLRDAGGWMEGE; encoded by the coding sequence ATGCTGGGAAAAGCCCTCCCTAGAGCAAATAAGCGGCCAGGCTGTGCAAACCCGGCTCGGCGGGTGTCTCCGGGCAGGTATCTGGGTTCCATCTGGCCGCTGTTTACCTGCCCGCTGGAATCCGCCCTGCAAACTTCCTCCTCGCACAGCCCAGATAAGGCGAAGGAGCCACGCTCGGCCTTGCGGGGAGGACCCTGGCACCCTGGCCTCGCCGCTGACACCGGGATGGGTGTCCTGGGGAGATGGCGATCCCCTGGGGATGCCCTGGTCCCTGCACAGGGCAGTGCTGCCGGCAACAGAGAGGATCCCAACAGGGTTTCAGGAGATTTGAGTACCCCAGACAGGTCCCCGAACCCTGTTAACACCAGTGCAGCACTGAGCATCCCAGGAGCTGCAAACCGGTGTCCAGGGAGCGGACAGGGCGGCTGGGTCCCCTTCCAGGAGTGTTCGGGCAGGTCGTGGCATCCCCAtcgctgcctcagtttcccctttggCCGAGTTCACCTGCCCCGCACGTCCCTCCCTGACCCGCGGCGGTGGCTTCTGCGGCATGCAGGGACCTGCCACCACGCAGGGAGGGGACCGCGGCGGGTCCGCGCCCGGCCATTACGCTGCCTGACTCAGGCAGGACCCTGCCTGCCTGTCCCGCTGCCGGCGCCTTCAAAGGCAGATGGGATTGCTCAGCCCCTCCGTGCAAACAGCAGCCACCCGCTGCTCTGCCCAGGGCGTGCGGGGACCAAGAAGTCCCCGACCCACTCATGTCCCACCCCACACCTTGCATTGAGATCCTACATCCACCCCAGGGGACAGGGAGACCAGCAGGTGCCTGGCCGCAAGCGCAGCCCCATGGTTGAGCCCCTGGGGCCCACCAGCTCTTTCTTGGGTGCTGCCAAGGAGACGAAGGACCCCCAGCTTCTCCCCGCTCCCAGTTTTGCAAAGGGGAGTTTCCAGCACAGCCTTCGCGACGCAGGTGGCTGGATGGAGGGGGAGTGA